DNA from Gracilinanus agilis isolate LMUSP501 chromosome 3, AgileGrace, whole genome shotgun sequence:
TGCCGGGGCAGTCAGGGGCACTAGGGCAGCCTGTGGCAACTGTGGCGCTAGAGTTGCTGGGGCAGCCTGTAGCATCAGAGCTGTCGGGGCAACCCACAGGAGCTGCAGCGCTAGAGTTGCCAGGGCAGCCTGTGGCAACTGTGGCGCTAGAGATGTCGAGTCATTCTGTGATGACATCATCGGATCTGTCAACGATGACCGTTTCACAATCCATGGAGGTGCCTTCAACGACAGCGCTGGAATCATACAGTACAGTAGCACAGGAGCTACCTACTACATTAGTGGGGGATACATCTGTAACAGTATCAGTGGATCCCCTGATGACCCCCGAGTCCCATATGTTAGCTTCCAATACCATGGACTCCCAGATGTTAGCTTCCAATACCATGGACTCCCAGATGTTAGCTTCCAATACCATGGACTCCCAGATGCTAGCTTCCAATACCATGGACTCCCAGATGCTAGCTTCTAATACCATGGACTCCCAGATGTTAGCTTCCAACAGCATGGACTCCCAGATGTTAGCTTCCAACAGCATGGACTCCCAGATGTTAGCTTCCAACAGCATGGACTCCCAGATGTTAGCGACTAGCACCATGGACTCCCAGATGTTAGCGACTAGCACTATGGACTCCCAGATGTTAGCCTCCAGCACCATGGACTCCCAGATGTTAGCGACTAGTACCATGGACTCCCAGATGTTAGCCTCCAGCACCATGGACGCCCAGATGTTAGCCTCCAGTACTCCAGAGTCCTCTATGTTAGGTCCCAAGTCACCTGATCCCTACAGGTTAGCCCAAGATCCATACAGGTTAGCCCAGGATCCCTACAGGTTAGGTCATGACCCTTACAGATTAGGTCATGACCCGTATAGATTAGGACAGGACCCCTATAGGTTAGGTCATGATCCCTATAGGCTAGCTCCTGACCCCTATAGAATGTCACCCAGACCATATAGGATAGCACCAAGGCCATATAGAATAGCTCCCAGGCCTTATAGATTAGCACCCAGACCCCTAATGTTAGCATCTAGGCGCTCTATGATGATGTCATATGCTGCTGAACGCTCTATGATGTCATCCTATGCTGCTGAACGCTCTATGATGTCCTATGAACGTTCTATGATGTCACCAATGGCTGAGCGCTCTATGATGTCAGCCTATGAGCGCTCTATGATGTCAGCCTATGAGCGCTCTATGATGTCTCCCATGGCTGAGCGCTCTATGATGTCAGCCTATGAGCGTTCTATGATGGCTTATGAGCGTTCCATGATGTCTCCAATGGCTGAGAGGTCAATGATGTCCATGGGTGCTGACCGTTCTATGATGTCATCCTATTCTGACCGTTCCATGATGTCATCCTATTCTGACCGTTCCATGATGTCATCTTATACTGCTGACCGCTCAATGATGTCTATGACTGCTGATTCTTATGCTGATTCCTATACGGATTCATATACTGAGGCATATATGGTACCCCCCTTGCCACCTGAGGAGCCTCCTACCATGCCACCTTTGCCACCTGAGGAGCCCCCTATGACACCACCATTACCTCCTGAGGAGCCCCCTGAGGGACCATCATTACCTGTTGAGCAGTCAGCGCTACCTGTTGAAAATACATGGGCTACTGCTGGGACAGCATTACTTTCTGAAGAACCAGCATTGCCCCCTGAGCCTCCTGTGATGCAGACAGAGATTCCAGAGTCTACAATGTCTGATTATTCCGTAGGAGCAGCAGAGCCCTCCGTATTAACATCAGAGCCTGCTATAACTATTTCAGAGCCACCACCAGAGCCAGAATCCTCTATGACATCAACATCTTTAGAGTCTCATATGACACAAGAACATGCTATTATAGGGCCTCAGGCAGCTGTCCTACCTTCTGGTGCAGTGTCAGAAACTGCTATACCAACTGCAGAATCCACTGAGTCTCCTATTGTGACAGAATCAGTGGAAACTTTTGAGCCCGTTTTAGCATCTGGGCCTATCTCAGAACAGATGATATTTCTGTCAGAGGTGGCAGTCCCAGAACCATCAGATATGGCGGTCTCAGAGATGGCTGTCCCAGAACCAGCAGAAGTGGCAGTCCCAGAGCCAGCAGAGGCAATGATTCCAGAGCCAGCAGAGGTGGCAGTCCCAGGGTTGGCTGAGGTGGTGGTCCAGGGGCCGGCTGAGGTGGTGGTCCAGGGGCCGGCTGAGGTGGCGGTCCAGGGGCCGGCTGAGGTGGCGGTCCAGGGGTCAACTGAGGTGGCGTTCCAAGGGCCAGAAGAGGTGACTTACCAGGGACTGACTGAGGTGGCTTTCCAGGGGTCAACAGAGATGGCAGACCAGGGGTCGACAGAAGTGGCAGACCAGGGACTGACAGAGGTGACAGTCCAGGGACCAGCAGAAGTAATGTTCCAGGAACCAACCACAGTGGTGGTTCAGGAGTCGGCTATGGTAGTCCCAGAGCTGACTGCAGCACTCTCAGAGCCAGCCATGGCGGAGGTGGCCATACCAGAACCAACAGTTCTAGAGCCATCTGCAACAGTACCTGAAGGTACTTTAGTAGTTCCTGAGCCGATCCCAGTGATGATGGAGTCCACAGTCATGACTTTAGAACCTGTTATTAAAAGAACAGATATAGCCTCTTCTGCTGAGCCTAATCTTTCTCAACAGTTAGCCATACAGGAAATGTCCATTCAGTCAAGTGAAGAATCAAATAATGAAAAGAGGCAACTGGAGAGTCATTCTTATGAAAGCATACACCATGTAAATATAGTTTTGGATGTAAATAGTCCTTTAATTACAAAAGAGACAGAACATAACACTGTTTCTGCCACCAGCCCTGTTGTTAGTGAAATTGGTATGGAGAAATTTTTGCCTGGCAATGAGACTGATTTTAACACAGTGTTGACCACCTGCTCTAGTGAAGCTAATATAGTTGAAACCGTTTCTACCACTAGTTCCCATATTCATGAACTTGATGTAAAGGGAACTACTAAGGAGATTGAACTTTATGCAGCTTCTGTTACCAGCTCAGTAATTAAGGCTGATATTGAGGGACCGTTACCCACTCAAGAGATTGAACATGACATGGTAATTTCAACTAGTCCTAGTGGTGGTAGTGAAGCTGATATTGAGGGACCTTTGCCTGCTAATGACATTCACCATGATATATTGTCTGCTAATAATCTACTTAGTAAGAATGATCCAGAAGCATCATTACCTGTAAAAGATAGTGAACATGATGTGGTAATTGCTATCAGCCATAAAGATGGTAGTAGTGAAGCAGAAAAAGAGACACCACTCCTAGTTAAAAATACTGAACACGAGTCTGTACCTGCTGCCAACATTTGTGATCTTAATGATGCAGATCTGGTGAGACCTTTACTTCCTAAGGATATGGAACGTGTCACAAACTTTAGGACTGATGTAGAGGGACCTTTGTCTGCAAGTGGAGTTGAACGGGACATAGTAACTACTGCCAGCCCTGTTGTTGTTAGCATACCTGAAAGAGCTTCAGAGTCTTCATCAGAAGAAAAGGATGATTACGAAATCTTTGTGAAAGTTAAGGACACAcatgacaaaagcaaaaaaactaaAAGCCGTGATAAAGGtgataaagagaggaaaagagattctTCGTTAAGATCTAGGAGTAAGCGCTCTAAATCTTCAGAACACAAATCACGTAGACGCACAAGTGAATCCCGTTCAAGAGCAAGAAAAAGATCATCAAAGTCTAAATCTCATCGATCCCAAACACGGTCACGGTCACGGTCACGACGCAGGAGGAGAAGCAGCAGATCAAGATCAAAGTCAAGAGGAAGGCGGTCTTTATCAAAAGAGAAACGTAAAAGGTCTCCGAAACACAGGTCCAAGtctagggaaaggaaaaggaaaagatctagCTCTAGAGATAATCGCAAAGTAGCCAGAGCTCGAAGTCGTACACCTAGTCGTCGCAGTAGAAGTCATACTCCTAGTCGAAGAAGAAGGTCTAGGTCTGTGGTCAGAAGAAGGAGCTTTAGCATTTCTCCTGTTCGCCGGAGCCGTACCCCTAGCCGCCGGAGCCGTACCCCCAGCCGCCGGAGCCGTACCCCTAGCCGCCGGAGCCGTACCCCAAGCCGCCGAAGAAGATCTAGATCAGTGGTAAGACGAAGAAGCTTTAGTATATCACCAGTTCGACTAAGACGGTCACGAACACCCTTGAGGAGGCGTTTTAGTAGATCTCCTATTCGCCGAAAACGATCCAGGTCTTCTGAAAGAGGCAGGTCACCACCTAAACGTCTAACAGACTTGGGTAAGTCAgtctcttaatttaaaaaaaaaaagtttggaattgtagaaaactaaaaatcaacttgagcactgttttttttttccccctttatttttttaggttACTGGTTTATAATGTCTTTATCTTGGTTTTTTATTCAGCTTAGATTTTGGCAGGGCAAAGGGCAGTCTGGACTAAATTTTTCACATTTGTGTGGGGAATTCTTGTTTTGGAAACTTAACACTAATGTAAACTGTCAACTTGTTTGTAGTCTTACATCATTAAATACGTCTTGGTAGCTATTTTCAGCAGTGTTGTAAATAGGAGTTTCAGAATTTGggacactgaaaagttaagtgagctaggtaggacttgaactcaggtcatttTGATTCCAGGGCTATCTGGTCTTTTTTCTTAGTGTATTTGTTCTTGAATAGCAGAGACCGTGGAGGgttatttttgtatccttagtactCTAGCAAATTCTTAATCAGTGTTGAACTGAATTTATTCCTGGATCTAATATTTTGATATTCTTTTGGAATAATTAAGAAAAAGCTAACTTGGATGCTTCAGATTTAAAATTTGGAGAGAGGAAGGGTTGGGATGAATTGGCTTTAATGCcaccaaatacacacacatattccaGATGTATATTGGCATAAGATAACCTGGAATGACATTCAGATGTATGTTTTTAATCattctcttatccagtaccatgtAAACTATAAGGCTGACaactattttgaaataatttttgtggggcataataattgcttttatatataaagattttttgtaGGGCCACTTTAGTAGATGGTATCAGTAAAGTTATGTATGACTTGTAAATTTAGACTAAAAGAACCAGACCCATTTTGAACATTCATTATCAGGATAGCTAAAATACTGTCCTTAGTTTTACCCACCGAACAGTTTACACCATGGtatttaaatattgactgatatGTATAAGTGTGGCTGCTTTTTCTATCTCAGTAGTTTGCAGACCTCTAAATCTGGTTGgtagaggaaggaaacaaggaaataaaagaaaacaggtGACCTGAAGGGTGCATATAATTTTCCCCCTTAGAAAACAGATTTCTATAGAAACAAGTTCAGGAACCTTGATGCTTTTGGAAAtctttagaagaataaaaaaactGTTTTGATTGTATAATATGAAAAGTCCACTACTTGTAAATTTTTACTGTCCTTACAGATAAGGCTCAACTACTTGAAATAGCCAAAGCTAATGCAGCTGCCATGTGTGCTAAGGCTGGTGTTCCTTTACCGCCAAACCTAAAACCTGCACCTCCACCAACAGTAGAAGAGAAAGTTGCTAAAAAGTCAGGAGGAGCCACAATAGAAGAGCTCACTGAGGTAAGCTAGTTCAAAATTTGCCTccaattttaaaattgattatttCAGTGATGTTGACTCTGGAGCGTGCCAAAACCCAAATTGCGGGCTGAACTGATAATGGCTGGCACTGAGCAGCCAAAACCCGAAATACAGACATGGCAGCGGCAGAAGCTCCGTTTAGCAGGCCATTATCCGGGATGGCTAAGCTCCGCTAGCTAAAAGTTACTTCCCATTACTTTTGCTTTCCAGTTTTAGAAGCCAAACTGACTGAGGCGCGGGACGTTTCGTTTGAATGGAGGAGGTGTTGAGTGAGCAACACGCAGAAGCGCGCCTACCGTTTCGTTTCCATTCACGACGTGTTCACTGACCGCCACGAGTGTACTACACATACGCAAAGACACAGACAATCTTCAGAAATGATCTTTTGCCACCGGAGCTTGGAAATTAATGAGAATAGCCGGCCATTGCCTGAAAGGAACTTCTTTCGCATCAACATTTCGGGTTTTGGCCGCTCGGTACCAGCCGTTGTCGATAATGGCCGGCCATTATCAGTTCTTCCTGCGGTTCGGGTTTTGGCAGTAACATATATTAAGCATATTTACTGTTTTCATTTGGTCTTTTCAGTTGAGGCttgttttgtgggtttttttttttgagaacgcTGAAATATTGCTGCTAGGATCCAGAAAATACCACATTGTTTCATATGTTGAAACTTGTTATTGGCTAGCCTTATGCCAGCCCTCCACTGTCAATACTTTCTGTTCCTTTTGGTCACAAGCCttatataatttgttcttttggcTAAATGAGCCCCCTTTTGTGATATTTTCAAATTGATAATGGATGTGAAGAATTCTAGTGCTTGTATAGAGAAAACAGAGACAGGTCCATCCAAattttcattgtcattttttaagCCAGGCAACAGAGCCTTTACCTAAC
Protein-coding regions in this window:
- the SON gene encoding protein SON isoform X4; translated protein: MATNIEQIFRSFVVSKFREIQQELSSGRVEGQLNGETNPPVEGNQSGDAAACARSLPNEEIVQKIEEVLSGVLDTELRYKPDLKEASRKSRCVSVQTDPTDEIPTKKSKKHKKHKNKKKKKKKEKEKEKKYKRQSEESDSKLKSHHGGNVGLESDSYLKFDSEPSVMGLEHPVRALGLPKPPAVMLKSPTMTLGLNESPAVALEPPTIAVEISEPHTLVALKPTSVGELSELHAALVPEPFTLERPETSVAVTLESSVKQTLESPAVMPVPTTAVVQKLSEAYVTVPSEYNARSVTKHLEIPSSEQSKTTLLEPPASKVLELSETSGVTVSETPAETYPRPRSLIALELPESSVTEVLRLPEQSTTIPLLSMEPPTTTVLELPKPPAISVLEIPGPPTTPVPELPGPPTTPVLELPGPPMTSVPELLRTPTTSVPELPGPPVTSASELTGPPVTSPPELPGPPVTSAPELPGPPVTAPELPGPPMTSVPELPGLPMTLVPEVPGPPVMPVPEAPVPEVLGSPVASVLEFRGPPATPVQVPELPGPPVTLVPELPGPPATLVQVSELPGPSATPVLELSQDLPGLPAPSMVSELPEEVPRQPTMALELPQELPGLPVVTTAMELPGQPVATVALELAEQPVMTTEPEQPTVMPALELPGQPEVTTAAGLPGQPVATIAPELPGQPEVPELRGLPSVTGVSELPGQPSATVAQELPGQSGALGQPVATVALELLGQPVASELSGQPTGAAALELPGQPVATVALEMSSHSVMTSSDLSTMTVSQSMEVPSTTALESYSTVAQELPTTLVGDTSVTVSVDPLMTPESHMLASNTMDSQMLASNTMDSQMLASNTMDSQMLASNTMDSQMLASNTMDSQMLASNSMDSQMLASNSMDSQMLASNSMDSQMLATSTMDSQMLATSTMDSQMLASSTMDSQMLATSTMDSQMLASSTMDAQMLASSTPESSMLGPKSPDPYRLAQDPYRLAQDPYRLGHDPYRLGHDPYRLGQDPYRLGHDPYRLAPDPYRMSPRPYRIAPRPYRIAPRPYRLAPRPLMLASRRSMMMSYAAERSMMSSYAAERSMMSYERSMMSPMAERSMMSAYERSMMSAYERSMMSPMAERSMMSAYERSMMAYERSMMSPMAERSMMSMGADRSMMSSYSDRSMMSSYSDRSMMSSYTADRSMMSMTADSYADSYTDSYTEAYMVPPLPPEEPPTMPPLPPEEPPMTPPLPPEEPPEGPSLPVEQSALPVENTWATAGTALLSEEPALPPEPPVMQTEIPESTMSDYSVGAAEPSVLTSEPAITISEPPPEPESSMTSTSLESHMTQEHAIIGPQAAVLPSGAVSETAIPTAESTESPIVTESVETFEPVLASGPISEQMIFLSEVAVPEPSDMAVSEMAVPEPAEVAVPEPAEAMIPEPAEVAVPGLAEVVVQGPAEVVVQGPAEVAVQGPAEVAVQGSTEVAFQGPEEVTYQGLTEVAFQGSTEMADQGSTEVADQGLTEVTVQGPAEVMFQEPTTVVVQESAMVVPELTAALSEPAMAEVAIPEPTVLEPSATVPEGTLVVPEPIPVMMESTVMTLEPVIKRTDIASSAEPNLSQQLAIQEMSIQSSEESNNEKRQLESHSYESIHHVNIVLDVNSPLITKETEHNTVSATSPVVSEIGMEKFLPGNETDFNTVLTTCSSEANIVETVSTTSSHIHELDVKGTTKEIELYAASVTSSVIKADIEGPLPTQEIEHDMVISTSPSGGSEADIEGPLPANDIHHDILSANNLLSKNDPEASLPVKDSEHDVVIAISHKDGSSEAEKETPLLVKNTEHESVPAANICDLNDADLVRPLLPKDMERVTNFRTDVEGPLSASGVERDIVTTASPVVVSIPERASESSSEEKDDYEIFVKVKDTHDKSKKTKSRDKGDKERKRDSSLRSRSKRSKSSEHKSRRRTSESRSRARKRSSKSKSHRSQTRSRSRSRRRRRSSRSRSKSRGRRSLSKEKRKRSPKHRSKSRERKRKRSSSRDNRKVARARSRTPSRRSRSHTPSRRRRSRSVVRRRSFSISPVRRSRTPSRRSRTPSRRSRTPSRRSRTPSRRRRSRSVVRRRSFSISPVRLRRSRTPLRRRFSRSPIRRKRSRSSERGRSPPKRLTDLDKAQLLEIAKANAAAMCAKAGVPLPPNLKPAPPPTVEEKVAKKSGGATIEELTEKCKQIAQSKEDDDVIVNKPHVSDEEEEERPFYHHPFKLNEPKPIFFNLNIAAAKPTPPKNQVTLTKEFPVSSGSQHRKKEADSVYGEWVPVEKNGEENKDDDNVFSSNLPTEPVDISTAMSERALAQKRLSENAFDLEAMSMLNRAQERIDAWAQLNSIPGQFTGSTGVQVLTQEQLANTGAQAWIKKDQFLRAAPVTGGMGAVLMRKMGWREGEGLGKNKEGNKEPILVDFKTDRKGLVAVGERAQKRSGNFSAAMKDLSGKHPVSALMEICNKRRWQPPEFLLVHDSGPDHRKHFLFRVLRNGSPYQPNCMFFLNRY
- the SON gene encoding protein SON isoform X8 yields the protein MATNIEQIFRSFVVSKFREIQQELSSGRVEGQLNGETNPPVEGNQSGDAAACARSLPNEEIVQKIEEVLSGVLDTELRYKPDLKEASRKSRCVSVQTDPTDEIPTKKSKKHKKHKNKKKKKKKEKEKEKKYKRQSEESDSKLKSHHGGNVGLESDSYLKFDSEPSVMGLEHPVRALGLPKPPAVMLKSPTMTLGLNESPAVALEPPTIAVEISEPHTLVALKPTSVGELSELHAALVPEPFTLERPETSVAVTLESSVKQTLESPAVMPVPTTAVVQKLSEAYVTVPSEYNARSVTKHLEIPSSEQSKTTLLEPPASKVLELSETSGVTVSETPAETYPRPRSLIALELPESSVTEVLRLPEQSTTIPLLSMEPPTTTVLELPKPPAISVLEIPGPPTTPVPELPGPPTTPVLELPGPPMTSVPELLRTPTTSVPELPGPPVTSASELTGPPVTSPPELPGPPVTSAPELPGPPVTAPELPGPPMTSVPELPGLPMTLVPEVPGPPVMPVPEAPVPEVLGSPVASVLEFRGPPATPVQVPELPGPPVTLVPELPGPPATLVQVSELPGPSATPVLELSQDLPGLPAPSMVSELPEEVPRQPTMALELPQELPGLPVVTTAMELPGQPVATVALELAEQPVMTTEPEQPTVMPALELPGQPEVTTAAGLPGQPVATIAPELPGQPEVPELRGLPSVTGVSELPGQPSATVAQELPGQSGALGQPVATVALELLGQPVASELSGQPTGAAALELPGQPVATVALEMSSHSVMTSSDLSTMTVSQSMEVPSTTALESYSTVAQELPTTLVGDTSVTVSVDPLMTPESHMLASNTMDSQMLASNTMDSQMLASNTMDSQMLASNTMDSQMLASNTMDSQMLASNSMDSQMLASNSMDSQMLASNSMDSQMLATSTMDSQMLATSTMDSQMLASSTMDSQMLATSTMDSQMLASSTMDAQMLASSTPESSMLGPKSPDPYRLAQDPYRLAQDPYRLGHDPYRLGHDPYRLGQDPYRLGHDPYRLAPDPYRMSPRPYRIAPRPYRIAPRPYRLAPRPLMLASRRSMMMSYAAERSMMSSYAAERSMMSYERSMMSPMAERSMMSAYERSMMSAYERSMMSPMAERSMMSAYERSMMAYERSMMSPMAERSMMSMGADRSMMSSYSDRSMMSSYSDRSMMSSYTADRSMMSMTADSYADSYTDSYTEAYMVPPLPPEEPPTMPPLPPEEPPMTPPLPPEEPPEGPSLPVEQSALPVENTWATAGTALLSEEPALPPEPPVMQTEIPESTMSDYSVGAAEPSVLTSEPAITISEPPPEPESSMTSTSLESHMTQEHAIIGPQAAVLPSGAVSETAIPTAESTESPIVTESVETFEPVLASGPISEQMIFLSEVAVPEPSDMAVSEMAVPEPAEVAVPEPAEAMIPEPAEVAVPGLAEVVVQGPAEVVVQGPAEVAVQGPAEVAVQGSTEVAFQGPEEVTYQGLTEVAFQGSTEMADQGSTEVADQGLTEVTVQGPAEVMFQEPTTVVVQESAMVVPELTAALSEPAMAEVAIPEPTVLEPSATVPEGTLVVPEPIPVMMESTVMTLEPVIKRTDIASSAEPNLSQQLAIQEMSIQSSEESNNEKRQLESHSYESIHHVNIVLDVNSPLITKETEHNTVSATSPVVSEIGMEKFLPGNETDFNTVLTTCSSEANIVETVSTTSSHIHELDVKGTTKEIELYAASVTSSVIKADIEGPLPTQEIEHDMVISTSPSGGSEADIEGPLPANDIHHDILSANNLLSKNDPEASLPVKDSEHDVVIAISHKDGSSEAEKETPLLVKNTEHESVPAANICDLNDADLVRPLLPKDMERVTNFRTDVEGPLSASGVERDIVTTASPVVVSIPERASESSSEEKDDYEIFVKVKDTHDKSKKTKSRDKGDKERKRDSSLRSRSKRSKSSEHKSRRRTSESRSRARKRSSKSKSHRSQTRSRSRSRRRRRSSRSRSKSRGRRSLSKEKRKRSPKHRSKSRERKRKRSSSRDNRKVARARSRTPSRRSRSHTPSRRRRSRSVVRRRSFSISPVRRSRTPSRRSRTPSRRSRTPSRRSRTPSRRRRSRSVVRRRSFSISPVRLRRSRTPLRRRFSRSPIRRKRSRSSERGRSPPKRLTDLDKAQLLEIAKANAAAMCAKAGVPLPPNLKPAPPPTVEEKVAKKSGGATIEELTEF
- the SON gene encoding protein SON isoform X5, whose product is MATNIEQIFRSFVVSKFREIQQELSSGRVEGQLNGETNPPVEGNQSGDAAACARSLPNEEIVQKIEEVLSGVLDTELRYKPDLKEASRKSRCVSVQTDPTDEIPTKKSKKHKKHKNKKKKKKKEKEKEKKYKRQSEESDSKLKSHHGGNVGLESDSYLKFDSEPSVMGLEHPVRALGLPKPPAVMLKSPTMTLGLNESPAVALEPPTIAVEISEPHTLVALKPTSVGELSELHAALVPEPFTLERPETSVAVTLESSVKQTLESPAVMPVPTTAVVQKLSEAYVTVPSEYNARSVTKHLEIPSSEQSKTTLLEPPASKVLELSETSGVTVSETPAETYPRPRSLIALELPESSVTEVLRLPEQSTTIPLLSMEPPTTTVLELPKPPAISVLEIPGPPTTPVPELPGPPTTPVLELPGPPMTSVPELLRTPTTSVPELPGPPVTSASELTGPPVTSPPELPGPPVTSAPELPGPPVTAPELPGPPMTSVPELPGLPMTLVPEVPGPPVMPVPEAPVPEVLGSPVASVLEFRGPPATPVQVPELPGPPVTLVPELPGPPATLVQVSELPGPSATPVLELSQDLPGLPAPSMVSELPEEVPRQPTMALELPQELPGLPVVTTAMELPGQPVATVALELAEQPVMTTEPEQPTVMPALELPGQPEVTTAAGLPGQPVATIAPELPGQPEVPELRGLPSVTGVSELPGQPSATVAQELPGQSGALGQPVATVALELLGQPVASELSGQPTGAAALELPGQPVATVALEMSSHSVMTSSDLSTMTVSQSMEVPSTTALESYSTVAQELPTTLVGDTSVTVSVDPLMTPESHMLASNTMDSQMLASNTMDSQMLASNTMDSQMLASNTMDSQMLASNTMDSQMLASNSMDSQMLASNSMDSQMLASNSMDSQMLATSTMDSQMLATSTMDSQMLASSTMDSQMLATSTMDSQMLASSTMDAQMLASSTPESSMLGPKSPDPYRLAQDPYRLAQDPYRLGHDPYRLGHDPYRLGQDPYRLGHDPYRLAPDPYRMSPRPYRIAPRPYRIAPRPYRLAPRPLMLASRRSMMMSYAAERSMMSSYAAERSMMSYERSMMSPMAERSMMSAYERSMMSAYERSMMSPMAERSMMSAYERSMMAYERSMMSPMAERSMMSMGADRSMMSSYSDRSMMSSYSDRSMMSSYTADRSMMSMTADSYADSYTDSYTEAYMVPPLPPEEPPTMPPLPPEEPPMTPPLPPEEPPEGPSLPVEQSALPVENTWATAGTALLSEEPALPPEPPVMQTEIPESTMSDYSVGAAEPSVLTSEPAITISEPPPEPESSMTSTSLESHMTQEHAIIGPQAAVLPSGAVSETAIPTAESTESPIVTESVETFEPVLASGPISEQMIFLSEVAVPEPSDMAVSEMAVPEPAEVAVPEPAEAMIPEPAEVAVPGLAEVVVQGPAEVVVQGPAEVAVQGPAEVAVQGSTEVAFQGPEEVTYQGLTEVAFQGSTEMADQGSTEVADQGLTEVTVQGPAEVMFQEPTTVVVQESAMVVPELTAALSEPAMAEVAIPEPTVLEPSATVPEGTLVVPEPIPVMMESTVMTLEPVIKRTDIASSAEPNLSQQLAIQEMSIQSSEESNNEKRQLESHSYESIHHVNIVLDVNSPLITKETEHNTVSATSPVVSEIGMEKFLPGNETDFNTVLTTCSSEANIVETVSTTSSHIHELDVKGTTKEIELYAASVTSSVIKADIEGPLPTQEIEHDMVISTSPSGGSEADIEGPLPANDIHHDILSANNLLSKNDPEASLPVKDSEHDVVIAISHKDGSSEAEKETPLLVKNTEHESVPAANICDLNDADLVRPLLPKDMERVTNFRTDVEGPLSASGVERDIVTTASPVVVSIPERASESSSEEKDDYEIFVKVKDTHDKSKKTKSRDKGDKERKRDSSLRSRSKRSKSSEHKSRRRTSESRSRARKRSSKSKSHRSQTRSRSRSRRRRRSSRSRSKSRGRRSLSKEKRKRSPKHRSKSRERKRKRSSSRDNRKVARARSRTPSRRSRSHTPSRRRRSRSVVRRRSFSISPVRRSRTPSRRSRTPSRRSRTPSRRSRTPSRRRRSRSVVRRRSFSISPVRLRRSRTPLRRRFSRSPIRRKRSRSSERGRSPPKRLTDLDKAQLLEIAKANAAAMCAKAGVPLPPNLKPAPPPTVEEKVAKKSGGATIEELTEKCKQIAQSKEDDDVIVNKPHVSDEEEEERPFYHHPFKLNEPKPIFFNLNIAAAKPTPPKNQVTLTKEFPVSSGSQHRKKEADSVYGEWVPVEKNGEENKDDDNVFSSNLPTEGRVKRQGRVRRQMRQPAATHFTVTRCNSLCGTSPQSEQHRIAENSVVTSLPNIGPSLHLWGGSPRYNFSLASRFASRLYSSRFWW